TTTTCCACCGAAGCCTATCCGCGCAACCGGCGCGGCGCCGCATGGCGTGACGAACTGCGGGCCGCGCGCCTGCATTGCGAGAGCCTGTGCGCCGACCACACCCTGCACGGCACCATCCAGTCGCGCACCACGCCGGCCGGCATCGAGCTGACCTGCATCGCGTCGGTGCCGCAGACGCTGGCGATCACCGCCGGCGACGGCCGCGGCCTGATGCTGCTGCTGCTGACCGAAGGCGAAGCGCACCTCGCCACCCCGGACCTGCGCGAGCCGTTGCGCCCCGGCCAGGTGGTGTGCGTGCCGGAGCATGCGGCCCGCAAGCTGGCGCTGGTCACCGGTTTCCGCCTGCTGATCGTGCATATCGGCCAGGCCTTGCTGAACGCGCGCATCACCGAGCCGTTGCCGCGCTCCGCGCTGGTGCTGGGCGGCGATGCGGCGGAACTGTTCGCGCGTTTGCTGCAGTCCATGGCGGACAGCATCGACACGCTCGTTTGCGCCGACGCCCGCGCGATCCAGCCCTTCGACAGCACCATCGTCGCGTGCCTGGGCGCGGCCCTGGCTGAGAACCAGCCCAGCGCGCCGGCGGACATGACGCCGTCGCGCGCGGCGGTCTTTGCACGGGTCTGCAGCCGCATCGACGCGCGGCTGGCCGAGCCCGAACTGAGCCTCGCCGCCATCGCCGCCGACGAACACATGTCGGCGCGCTACCTGCAGAAGCTGTTCGAGAAATCCGGCAGCAGCTTTTCCGCCTACCTGCGCACCAGCCGGCTGGAGCGGTGCCGCGCCGATCTGGCCAATGCGCAGTACGACAAGCTCTCGGTCTCTGACATTTGCTATCGCTGGGGCTTCAACGATCCTTCGCACTTCAGCCACGCGTTTCGCGAGCAGTTCGGGATGTCGCCGCGCGCGTACCGTGAGCAGGCCGCGGGGACGCCCGCGCAGCGGCCGTCGCTGAACGTGTCGCGCGGGCTGCCGGCCGATGCCAGACGTGGTCCCGCGCAACAGCGCGCTTCGGCCCACGACGGCGTGCGCGCACGCGTGCAGCCCGGTCCGTCCGTGGTGCCCATCACCCAGGCCCGCTCGCACGCGGCGCGTCCGGAAGGCCGGCACCACTGGCTGCAGGCCACCGACAAGACCGTGCACTGGGGCTACCTGAGCCACGAACTGCCGCCCGTGCTGGAAGTCATGTCCGGCGACACCGTCACCATCGAAACGCTGACCCAGCACGCCTCCGACGACCGCGAGCGCATGATCGACGGCGACCCCGGCGCCGAAAGCGTGTTCCACTGGACCGCCGAGCAGAAGAACGTCGACCGCCGCGGCGCCGGTCCCATCGACGCCTCGGTCTACGGGCGCGGTGCCGGCGAGGGTTTCGGCGTGCATATCTGCACCGGACCGGTCGCGGTGCGCGGCGCCATGCCCGGCGACGTGCTGGAGGTGCGCATCCTCGACGTGCGCCCGCGCCCGTGCGCCAACCCGCGCTTTGCCGGCCGCGCCTTCGGCAGCAACGC
The sequence above is a segment of the Cupriavidus sp. MP-37 genome. Coding sequences within it:
- a CDS encoding acetamidase/formamidase family protein translates to MQLQRFSTEAYPRNRRGAAWRDELRAARLHCESLCADHTLHGTIQSRTTPAGIELTCIASVPQTLAITAGDGRGLMLLLLTEGEAHLATPDLREPLRPGQVVCVPEHAARKLALVTGFRLLIVHIGQALLNARITEPLPRSALVLGGDAAELFARLLQSMADSIDTLVCADARAIQPFDSTIVACLGAALAENQPSAPADMTPSRAAVFARVCSRIDARLAEPELSLAAIAADEHMSARYLQKLFEKSGSSFSAYLRTSRLERCRADLANAQYDKLSVSDICYRWGFNDPSHFSHAFREQFGMSPRAYREQAAGTPAQRPSLNVSRGLPADARRGPAQQRASAHDGVRARVQPGPSVVPITQARSHAARPEGRHHWLQATDKTVHWGYLSHELPPVLEVMSGDTVTIETLTQHASDDRERMIDGDPGAESVFHWTAEQKNVDRRGAGPIDASVYGRGAGEGFGVHICTGPVAVRGAMPGDVLEVRILDVRPRPCANPRFAGRAFGSNAATWWGFHYRDMLTEPREREVVTVFEIDCERADGRARAVYSFRWTPQRDPFGVLHPTIDYPGVPVDHDTIVKNHDVLRDIEIPIRPHFGVIAVAPAQDGLIDSIPPSSFAGNLDNWRVTRGASVYLKVAVPGALLSIGDPHASQGDSELCGTAIECSLTGDFQLILHKSTMIERGAPFADLSYPLVETADEWILHGFSSPNHLTELGQMAQSHIYLKSTLDDAMRDAFRKTRRFLMTVKGLSEDEAVTLISVAVDFGITQVVNGNWGVHAIIRKALFTRS